The following proteins are encoded in a genomic region of Pseudomonas saponiphila:
- a CDS encoding DUF1615 domain-containing protein, which translates to MVSHRLLSCFLGLSLLAGCASPRGPQAPTLTPEQTQARILRLLPAQVGDRQGWARDIQVAFSAQGLEPSQSNLCAVLAVTEQESTFQVDPTVPGLGRIAREEIDRRAAKVHVPALLVSAALQVRDAHGQSYSQRLARARTEKELSAIFDDFIGMVPLGQTLFGRFNPVHTGGPMQVSIEFAQQHAQGYPYPVQGTIRHEVFSRRGGLYFGIAHLLGYPVDYPQPLYRFADFNAGWYASRNAAFQAAVSRLSGIKLALDGDLIRYDSLLPGSTELAVRTLGKQLGLRNPQIREQLEKGDREDFPQTELYRQVFALADRSAGRPVPRQQLPGIELKSPKITRQLTTAWFAKRVDERYQRCLQRPL; encoded by the coding sequence ATGGTTTCCCACCGTCTTCTCAGCTGTTTCCTGGGCCTGTCGTTGCTGGCCGGTTGCGCCAGCCCGCGCGGCCCCCAGGCACCGACGCTGACCCCGGAGCAGACCCAGGCGCGGATCCTGCGCCTGCTGCCGGCCCAGGTCGGCGACCGCCAGGGCTGGGCCCGGGACATCCAGGTGGCCTTCAGCGCCCAGGGGCTGGAGCCGAGCCAGAGCAACCTGTGCGCGGTGCTGGCGGTGACCGAGCAGGAATCGACCTTCCAGGTCGACCCGACAGTGCCGGGCCTGGGGCGCATTGCCCGGGAGGAAATCGACCGTCGCGCGGCCAAGGTGCATGTGCCGGCGCTGCTGGTCAGCGCCGCCCTGCAAGTGCGCGACGCGCACGGCCAGTCCTACAGCCAGCGCCTGGCCAGGGCCCGAACCGAGAAGGAGCTGAGCGCAATCTTCGATGACTTCATCGGCATGGTGCCCCTGGGCCAGACCCTGTTCGGCCGTTTCAACCCGGTGCACACCGGCGGGCCGATGCAGGTCAGCATCGAGTTTGCCCAGCAGCATGCCCAGGGTTATCCCTACCCGGTGCAGGGCACGATTCGCCATGAAGTCTTCAGCCGCCGTGGTGGCCTGTACTTCGGCATCGCCCACCTGCTGGGCTACCCCGTGGACTACCCGCAACCGCTGTACCGCTTCGCCGACTTCAACGCCGGCTGGTACGCCAGTCGCAACGCCGCCTTCCAGGCCGCGGTCAGCCGCCTCAGCGGGATCAAATTGGCCCTGGATGGCGACCTGATCCGCTACGACTCGCTCTTGCCCGGCAGTACCGAGCTGGCGGTGCGCACCCTGGGCAAACAGCTGGGGCTGCGCAACCCGCAGATCCGCGAGCAGCTGGAAAAGGGCGACCGCGAGGACTTCCCACAGACCGAGCTGTACCGCCAGGTGTTTGCCCTGGCCGATCGCAGCGCCGGCCGGCCCGTGCCACGCCAGCAGTTGCCGGGCATCGAACTCAAGAGCCCGAAGATCACCCGCCAGCTGACCACCGCCTGGTTCGCCAAACGGGTGGACGAGCGCTACCAGCGCTGCCTGCAACGGCCGCTGTAA
- a CDS encoding TonB-dependent siderophore receptor, which produces MSDVHKSKLARAIKLGLCGALAVHGAALLPLSAVAASEQSAVRRFDIAAGDLTEVLSRYASAAGAAISFDARQTAGLHSPGLKGEYGVQEGFARILAGSGWQAEAQSNGSYVLRPLPQGSGALELGVTQVQGQELGATTEYSGSYTTGAVTIGKGQHSLKETPQSVTVITRKMLDDQNLNTIDQVMEKTPGITLYDSPMGGKYFYSRGFRMTGQYQYDGVPLDMGSSYVQADSFSSDMAFYDRVEILRGAAGMLKGAGGTAGSVNFVRKRGQATPHTELTMSAGSWDNYRAQVDTGGPLNDAGTLRGRAVVTQQTRQYFYDLGERKDQVYYGALDFDLSDATTLGLGMAYEDVDSRPCWGGLPRYSDGSDLKLGRSTCLNTAWNNSRSKRATYFADLRQQLNDDWALKVAGVYSRNTQDIEYAFPSGSVPVGASRSSTLMLGSIYDYDQVDYGFDAYVDGRFQAFGQEHELTFGANASRSIKDDFYAVAVLPQRQNVLDPDHHLPKPDASYYEGNASRGGPSDLRIQQQGLYSTLRLKLADPLTLVMGGRVSWYKSQNDAVAYWRDTRTPSSARSKETGEVTPFAGVLYDLTDNLTAYASYSSIFTPQGSYRTLDGASLKPLVGKSYEAGIKGEWFDGRLNSALSLFRTIQEDAQQDDPACPDSTCSLNSGKVRAQGFEAELSGEVIERLQVLAGYTYTQTKTLEDADSSKNGQSFNSYVPRHLLRVWGDYQLGGALERFTVGAGVNAQSDNYRVSPTSGKHISQAGYAIWNGRIGYRLDDTWSLALNGNNLLDKRYYTTIGTEGFGNFYGDPRNFTLSVKADF; this is translated from the coding sequence ATGTCTGATGTTCACAAGTCGAAGTTGGCTCGGGCGATCAAGCTCGGGCTCTGCGGTGCACTGGCGGTCCATGGGGCGGCACTGCTGCCGTTGAGCGCAGTGGCGGCCAGCGAACAGAGCGCCGTGCGCCGCTTCGACATTGCCGCCGGCGATCTCACCGAGGTGCTGAGCCGTTACGCCAGCGCCGCCGGGGCGGCGATTTCCTTCGATGCGCGGCAGACCGCCGGCCTGCATTCGCCCGGGCTCAAGGGGGAATACGGGGTGCAGGAAGGCTTTGCGCGGATTCTCGCCGGCAGTGGCTGGCAGGCCGAAGCGCAGAGCAACGGCAGCTACGTGCTGCGCCCGCTGCCCCAGGGCAGCGGCGCCCTGGAGCTGGGCGTCACCCAGGTACAGGGCCAGGAACTGGGCGCCACCACCGAGTACTCCGGCTCCTACACCACCGGTGCGGTGACCATCGGCAAGGGCCAGCACTCGCTCAAGGAAACCCCGCAGTCGGTGACCGTGATCACCCGCAAGATGCTCGATGACCAGAATCTCAACACCATCGACCAAGTGATGGAGAAGACCCCGGGCATCACCCTTTACGACTCGCCCATGGGCGGCAAGTATTTCTACTCCCGGGGCTTTCGCATGACCGGCCAGTACCAGTACGACGGCGTGCCCCTGGACATGGGCAGCAGCTACGTACAGGCCGACAGCTTCAGCAGCGACATGGCCTTCTATGACCGGGTGGAGATCCTGCGTGGCGCTGCCGGCATGCTCAAGGGCGCGGGTGGCACTGCCGGCTCGGTGAATTTCGTGCGTAAGCGCGGCCAGGCCACGCCCCACACCGAACTGACGATGTCCGCCGGCAGCTGGGACAACTACCGGGCCCAGGTGGACACCGGCGGGCCGTTGAACGACGCCGGCACCCTTCGTGGCCGAGCGGTGGTGACCCAGCAGACCCGGCAGTATTTCTATGACCTGGGCGAGCGCAAGGACCAGGTCTACTACGGCGCCCTGGACTTCGACCTCAGCGACGCCACCACCCTGGGCCTGGGCATGGCCTATGAAGACGTCGACTCGCGCCCGTGCTGGGGCGGCCTGCCGCGCTACAGCGACGGCAGCGACCTCAAGCTCGGCCGTTCCACCTGCCTGAACACCGCCTGGAACAATTCGCGCAGCAAGCGCGCGACCTATTTCGCCGACCTGCGCCAGCAGCTCAACGACGACTGGGCGCTGAAGGTGGCTGGGGTCTACAGCCGCAATACCCAGGACATCGAGTACGCCTTCCCCAGTGGCTCGGTGCCGGTCGGTGCCAGCCGCTCCAGCACCCTGATGCTGGGCAGCATCTATGACTACGACCAGGTGGACTACGGTTTCGACGCCTATGTCGATGGGCGCTTCCAGGCCTTTGGCCAGGAGCACGAGCTGACCTTCGGTGCCAACGCCAGTCGCTCGATAAAGGACGACTTCTACGCCGTCGCGGTGTTGCCGCAACGGCAGAACGTGCTGGACCCGGATCACCACCTGCCCAAGCCCGATGCCAGCTACTACGAGGGCAACGCCTCCCGTGGCGGTCCATCCGATCTGCGGATCCAGCAGCAAGGGCTGTACTCCACCCTGCGCCTGAAACTGGCCGACCCGCTGACCCTGGTCATGGGCGGCCGGGTCAGCTGGTACAAGTCGCAGAACGATGCCGTGGCCTACTGGCGCGACACCCGCACCCCAAGCAGTGCCCGTTCCAAGGAAACCGGCGAGGTCACGCCGTTCGCCGGGGTGCTGTACGACCTCACTGACAACCTCACGGCCTACGCCAGCTACTCCAGCATCTTCACTCCCCAGGGCAGCTATCGGACCCTGGACGGTGCGTCCCTCAAGCCGCTGGTGGGCAAGAGCTATGAAGCGGGAATCAAGGGCGAGTGGTTCGATGGTCGCCTGAACAGCGCCTTGAGCCTGTTTCGCACGATCCAGGAGGATGCGCAGCAGGACGATCCGGCCTGCCCTGACAGCACCTGCTCGCTGAACTCGGGCAAGGTGCGGGCCCAGGGTTTTGAAGCCGAACTCAGCGGTGAGGTGATCGAGCGCCTGCAAGTGCTGGCCGGCTACACCTACACCCAGACCAAGACCCTGGAGGACGCCGACAGCAGCAAGAACGGCCAGTCGTTCAATTCCTACGTACCGAGGCACCTGCTGCGGGTGTGGGGCGACTACCAACTGGGCGGCGCCCTGGAGCGCTTCACCGTGGGGGCCGGGGTCAACGCGCAAAGCGACAATTACCGAGTCTCGCCCACCAGCGGCAAGCACATCAGCCAGGCCGGCTACGCGATCTGGAACGGGCGCATCGGCTATCGGCTCGACGACACCTGGTCCCTGGCGCTGAACGGCAACAACCTGCTGGACAAGCGCTACTACACCACCATCGGCACCGAAGGCTTCGGCAACTTCTACGGTGATCCACGCAACTTCACCCTGTCGGTCAAGGCCGACTTCTAA
- a CDS encoding FAD-dependent oxidoreductase, producing MNCSDVLIIGAGPTGLVLALWLRQQGIKVRIIDKTQGPGTTSRALAVQARTLELYRQLDLTRAIVERGHHVPAVNLWVRGERAAQLPFNAIGEDLTPYPFLQIFPQDEHEQLLIERLALLGVSVERGTELLAFTDHGHLINARLRGPDGREEHCQAFYLAGCDGARSTVRKTLGTGFPGGTYQQVFYVADVEASGPSIDGQLHVDLDDADFLAVFPLAHSGRARLIGTVRDERAEHPENLRFEDVSQRAMRQLKVEVNQVNWFSTYKVHHRVAEQFRCGRVFLLGDAAHVHSPAGGQGMNTGIGDAINLAWKLAAVLSGSSAESLLDSYEIERMEFARRLVATTDRVFSFATADGPVAYLARTRLAPLLLPKIAAFDRAREFLFRTVSQITLNYRGMPLSAGGAGPVHGGDRLPWVRDGEHDNFDSLDHLGWQVHVYGVTSNAVQDWCAEHRVPLRIFDWRSAHAHAGLARNALYLLRPDTYVALAERSADPRVLERYFREREISPQNGVANHKPR from the coding sequence ATGAACTGCAGCGACGTACTGATCATCGGCGCCGGCCCGACCGGTCTGGTGCTGGCGCTCTGGCTACGCCAGCAGGGGATCAAGGTCCGGATCATCGACAAGACCCAGGGCCCGGGCACCACCTCCCGGGCCCTGGCAGTGCAGGCCCGGACCCTGGAGCTGTACCGCCAGCTGGACCTGACCCGGGCCATCGTCGAACGCGGCCACCACGTGCCGGCGGTCAACCTCTGGGTCCGCGGCGAGCGCGCGGCCCAACTGCCGTTCAACGCCATCGGCGAGGACCTGACCCCCTACCCGTTCCTGCAGATCTTTCCCCAGGACGAACACGAGCAATTGCTGATCGAGCGCCTGGCCCTGCTCGGGGTCAGCGTCGAACGGGGCACCGAACTGCTGGCCTTCACCGATCACGGCCACTTGATCAACGCTCGCCTGCGCGGCCCCGACGGCCGCGAGGAACACTGCCAGGCCTTCTACCTGGCCGGCTGCGACGGCGCCCGCTCCACGGTGCGCAAGACCCTGGGCACAGGCTTTCCCGGTGGCACCTATCAACAGGTGTTCTATGTCGCCGATGTCGAGGCCAGCGGCCCAAGCATCGACGGCCAGTTGCACGTGGACCTGGACGACGCCGACTTTCTCGCGGTGTTTCCCCTGGCCCACAGCGGCCGCGCGCGGCTGATCGGCACGGTGCGCGACGAGCGTGCCGAGCACCCGGAAAACCTGCGCTTCGAAGACGTCAGCCAGCGCGCCATGCGCCAGCTCAAGGTCGAGGTGAATCAGGTCAACTGGTTCTCCACCTACAAGGTGCATCACCGGGTGGCCGAGCAGTTTCGCTGCGGCCGGGTGTTCCTGCTGGGGGATGCCGCCCACGTGCACAGCCCGGCCGGCGGCCAGGGCATGAACACCGGGATCGGCGACGCCATCAACCTGGCCTGGAAACTGGCGGCGGTGCTCAGCGGCAGCAGCGCCGAAAGCCTGCTGGACAGCTATGAGATCGAACGCATGGAATTCGCCCGGCGCCTGGTGGCCACCACCGACCGGGTGTTCAGCTTTGCCACCGCCGATGGCCCGGTCGCCTACCTGGCACGGACTCGCCTGGCCCCCCTGCTGCTGCCGAAGATCGCCGCCTTCGACCGTGCCCGGGAGTTTCTCTTTCGCACCGTGTCGCAGATCACCCTCAACTACCGGGGCATGCCCCTGAGCGCCGGCGGCGCCGGCCCGGTGCACGGCGGCGATCGCCTGCCCTGGGTCCGCGACGGCGAGCACGACAACTTCGACAGCCTCGATCACCTGGGCTGGCAGGTGCATGTCTACGGCGTCACCAGCAACGCGGTACAGGACTGGTGCGCCGAGCACCGGGTGCCGTTGCGCATCTTCGACTGGCGCTCGGCCCACGCCCACGCGGGGCTGGCGCGCAACGCCCTGTACCTGCTGCGCCCGGACACCTACGTGGCGCTGGCCGAACGCTCCGCCGACCCGCGGGTGCTGGAGCGCTATTTCCGCGAGCGCGAAATCTCCCCGCAGAACGGCGTGGCCAACCACAAACCGCGCTGA
- the hemB gene encoding porphobilinogen synthase, protein MSSQFPEARPRRLRRSEQLRSLFQETEFTLNDLVLPIFVEEEIDDFVPIKSMPGVMRIPESRLAGEIERYARAGIKSVMTFGVSHHLDCDGSDTWKENGLVSRMSRIAKDAVPEMIVMSDTCFCEYTEHGHCGVMHGHEVDNDQTLVNLGKQAVAAARAGADVIAPSAAMDGQVQAIRRALDAAGFTQTPIMAYSTKFASALYGPFREAGGSALKGDRKSYQMNPMNRREAVRESLLDEQEGADSLMVKPAGAYLDIIRDIREASRLPVAAYQVSGEYAMIKFGAQAGAIDEQRVVRESLGSIKRAGADLIFTYFAMDLALAGI, encoded by the coding sequence ATGTCCAGCCAGTTCCCAGAAGCCCGTCCCCGTCGCCTGCGTCGCTCCGAACAACTGCGCAGTCTGTTCCAGGAAACCGAATTCACCCTCAACGATCTGGTGCTGCCGATTTTCGTCGAGGAGGAAATCGACGATTTCGTGCCGATCAAGAGCATGCCCGGGGTGATGCGTATTCCGGAATCCAGGCTGGCCGGGGAGATCGAGCGTTACGCCCGCGCCGGGATCAAGTCGGTGATGACCTTCGGTGTGTCTCACCATCTGGACTGCGACGGCAGCGATACCTGGAAGGAAAACGGCCTGGTGTCGCGCATGTCGCGCATCGCCAAGGACGCGGTGCCGGAGATGATCGTGATGTCCGACACCTGCTTCTGCGAATACACCGAGCACGGCCACTGCGGCGTGATGCACGGCCATGAAGTGGACAATGACCAGACCCTGGTCAACCTCGGCAAGCAGGCGGTGGCCGCGGCCCGTGCCGGCGCCGACGTGATCGCGCCCTCGGCGGCCATGGACGGTCAGGTCCAGGCCATCCGCCGGGCCCTGGATGCCGCCGGTTTCACCCAGACGCCGATCATGGCCTATTCCACCAAGTTCGCTTCGGCGCTCTACGGCCCGTTCCGCGAGGCCGGTGGCAGTGCGCTCAAGGGCGACCGCAAGAGCTACCAGATGAACCCGATGAACCGCCGCGAGGCGGTGCGCGAATCCCTGCTGGACGAGCAGGAAGGCGCCGACTCGCTGATGGTCAAGCCCGCCGGGGCCTACCTGGACATCATTCGCGATATCCGCGAGGCCTCGCGCCTGCCGGTGGCGGCGTATCAGGTCAGCGGTGAGTACGCGATGATCAAGTTCGGCGCCCAGGCCGGGGCCATCGACGAGCAGCGGGTGGTGCGCGAAAGCCTGGGTTCGATCAAGCGCGCCGGCGCCGATCTGATCTTCACCTACTTCGCCATGGACCTGGCCCTGGCCGGGATCTGA
- a CDS encoding sigma-70 family RNA polymerase sigma factor, with translation MPADDLSLRCAVTDLYTHHHGWLQGWLRQRLGNGFDAADLAQDTFVRVLKARNAQDIREPRPYLSRIARGLLIDLFRRRSLEQAYLEALARVPEGEHPSPEEQSVLFQALMEIDRLLDGLGPKVKQAFLLSQCDGLTYEQIAERLQISVRSVSNYMAKAMEHCCLMQMRMQLS, from the coding sequence ATGCCCGCCGACGACTTATCCCTGCGCTGCGCCGTCACCGATCTGTATACCCATCACCATGGCTGGCTGCAGGGCTGGTTGCGCCAGCGCCTGGGCAATGGCTTCGATGCCGCCGACCTGGCCCAGGACACCTTCGTGCGGGTGCTCAAGGCCCGTAACGCGCAGGACATCCGCGAGCCGCGGCCCTACCTGTCGCGCATTGCCCGGGGCCTGTTGATCGATCTGTTTCGTCGTCGCTCCCTGGAGCAGGCCTACCTCGAAGCCCTGGCCCGGGTGCCCGAGGGCGAGCACCCGTCGCCGGAGGAACAGAGCGTGCTGTTCCAGGCGTTGATGGAAATCGACCGTCTGCTGGATGGCCTGGGGCCCAAGGTCAAGCAAGCCTTCCTGCTGTCGCAGTGCGATGGCCTGACCTACGAGCAGATCGCCGAGCGCCTGCAGATTTCCGTACGCAGTGTGAGCAACTACATGGCCAAGGCCATGGAGCATTGCTGCCTGATGCAGATGCGGATGCAGCTGTCATGA
- a CDS encoding LysE family translocator yields MLTLDFLLTSLIVVLIPGSGVILTISTALVAGKRASLFTAIGCTAGIVPHLLASALGLSAILHTSALAFQGLKFAGVAYLLYLAYATWRDRSAFAVDSQSVSRGAGALMLKACLLNILNPKLTIFFLAFLPQFIRHDGADPLLQMVTLSGVFMAMTFLVFVLYGLLANLFRTAVIESPKVQNWLRRSFAASFAGLGLNLAFAQR; encoded by the coding sequence ATGTTGACCCTGGATTTTCTGCTCACCAGCCTGATCGTCGTGCTGATTCCCGGCAGCGGCGTGATCCTGACCATTTCCACCGCCCTGGTGGCCGGCAAGCGCGCCAGCCTGTTCACCGCCATCGGCTGCACCGCCGGGATCGTCCCGCACCTGCTGGCTTCGGCCCTGGGCCTGTCGGCGATCCTGCACACCAGCGCCCTGGCCTTTCAGGGGCTGAAATTCGCCGGGGTCGCCTACCTGCTGTACCTGGCCTACGCCACCTGGCGCGACCGTTCGGCGTTCGCCGTAGACAGCCAGTCAGTAAGCCGCGGCGCCGGCGCGCTGATGCTCAAGGCCTGCCTGCTGAACATCCTCAATCCCAAGCTGACGATCTTCTTCCTGGCCTTCCTGCCCCAGTTCATCCGGCACGACGGCGCCGATCCGCTGCTGCAGATGGTCACCCTGAGCGGCGTGTTCATGGCCATGACCTTCCTGGTGTTCGTGCTCTATGGCCTGCTGGCCAACCTGTTCCGCACCGCGGTGATCGAGTCGCCCAAGGTGCAGAACTGGTTGCGCCGCAGCTTTGCCGCGAGCTTCGCCGGGCTCGGCCTGAACCTGGCCTTCGCCCAGCGCTGA
- a CDS encoding ATP phosphoribosyltransferase regulatory subunit produces the protein MAAGAEEVIVPALWGQDTFIEKAGGSEVIGQMWAFNDKAGRPCCLIPEATALFQETAGELLAGREQAAFFYVARCYRYERPQAGRYREFTQLGLEILGSEPLQALERARELCVGFLDALGLEYELNLGVKRGLTYYLNGEGFEVRCPQLGAQQQVVGAGAYREGAGFGIGLERLQLALQPQP, from the coding sequence ATCGCAGCGGGTGCTGAAGAAGTCATTGTCCCGGCGCTGTGGGGTCAGGACACCTTTATCGAAAAGGCCGGCGGCAGTGAAGTCATCGGCCAGATGTGGGCCTTCAACGACAAGGCCGGACGGCCCTGCTGCCTGATCCCGGAAGCCACCGCGCTGTTCCAGGAAACCGCCGGCGAGCTGCTGGCGGGGCGCGAACAGGCGGCGTTTTTCTATGTTGCCCGCTGCTATCGCTACGAGCGCCCGCAAGCCGGGCGCTACCGTGAGTTCACCCAGTTGGGCCTGGAGATATTGGGGTCAGAACCCTTGCAGGCGCTGGAGCGCGCGCGGGAACTGTGCGTTGGCTTTCTGGATGCTCTGGGCCTGGAGTACGAGCTCAACCTTGGGGTCAAGCGCGGCCTGACCTACTACCTCAATGGCGAGGGTTTCGAGGTGCGTTGCCCGCAGTTGGGCGCGCAACAGCAAGTGGTGGGTGCCGGCGCCTACCGTGAAGGTGCCGGCTTCGGCATTGGCCTGGAACGCCTGCAACTGGCGCTGCAACCCCAGCCGTAG
- a CDS encoding FecR domain-containing protein, whose protein sequence is MSFASLQLSVAERQAISGAARWYAQLRSGTASEQEQAAWREWLAADPLHRQAWERMQQLGEQMSALPGGLAGPTLRGAGRSRRELMRNLVVLASAGSLGWLGWRSDSAQQLLADYRTQVGERREVRLADGSALLLNTDTSVNVTFDGQQRRLQLLWGEMLVSAGVDALHRPLRVISRHGEVQAEGARFVLRSDEHEDRAAVLEQGVQVSLGNGSVPRRVEAGQQLAFSAAGFAALRSNDASVGAWRQGSIIALDRPLGDLLADLSRYRHGVLQCDPQIAGLRISGAFPIDDTDRALAALESGFSLRIERYTRYWVRVSQRRVG, encoded by the coding sequence ATGAGTTTTGCCAGCCTGCAACTGAGCGTCGCCGAGCGCCAGGCCATCAGCGGCGCGGCGCGCTGGTATGCGCAGTTGCGCTCCGGCACAGCGAGCGAACAGGAGCAAGCGGCCTGGCGCGAGTGGCTGGCCGCCGACCCCCTGCATCGCCAGGCCTGGGAGCGCATGCAGCAACTGGGCGAGCAGATGTCGGCCCTGCCTGGTGGCCTGGCCGGCCCGACCTTGCGCGGGGCCGGGCGTTCGCGCCGCGAGCTGATGCGCAACCTGGTGGTGCTGGCCTCGGCCGGGTCCCTGGGCTGGCTGGGCTGGCGCAGCGACAGCGCCCAGCAACTGTTGGCGGACTATCGGACCCAGGTCGGCGAGCGCCGCGAAGTGCGCCTGGCGGACGGCAGCGCATTGCTGCTCAACACCGACACCTCGGTGAATGTCACTTTCGACGGTCAGCAGCGCCGGTTGCAGTTGCTCTGGGGCGAGATGCTGGTGAGCGCTGGCGTTGATGCGTTGCACAGGCCATTGCGGGTCATCTCGCGCCACGGTGAGGTCCAGGCCGAGGGCGCGCGTTTCGTGTTGCGCAGCGACGAACACGAGGATCGGGCGGCGGTGCTGGAGCAGGGCGTGCAGGTCAGCCTGGGCAACGGTAGCGTGCCGCGTCGAGTCGAGGCCGGCCAGCAACTGGCGTTCAGCGCTGCAGGCTTTGCTGCGCTGCGCTCCAACGATGCGTCGGTGGGCGCCTGGCGCCAGGGCAGCATCATCGCCCTCGACCGCCCCTTGGGGGACTTGCTGGCCGACCTGTCGCGCTACCGCCACGGAGTGCTGCAGTGCGATCCGCAGATCGCCGGGCTGAGGATTTCAGGGGCCTTTCCCATCGATGACACCGACCGCGCCCTGGCAGCGCTTGAGAGCGGTTTCTCGCTGCGTATCGAGCGCTACACGCGCTATTGGGTGCGGGTGTCCCAGCGCCGCGTCGGCTGA
- a CDS encoding PaaI family thioesterase — MSESDIPPGFSPLPRSSPLLELIGPVYGRGSGRELCLGLRADTRHANGRGTVHGGIIATLADIGMGYAMAFSSEPPLPLITASMTLDYLGAVQVGEWIEVRLEHAKRGRQMAFATVLLRVGEREVARASGVFAVPAPRD; from the coding sequence ATGAGCGAATCGGACATTCCCCCGGGCTTCAGTCCGTTGCCCCGCAGCAGCCCGCTGCTGGAGTTGATCGGCCCGGTCTATGGTCGCGGCAGTGGCCGCGAACTGTGCCTCGGCCTGCGCGCCGACACCCGCCACGCCAACGGCCGGGGCACGGTGCATGGCGGCATCATCGCCACCCTGGCGGACATTGGCATGGGCTACGCCATGGCGTTTTCCAGCGAGCCGCCGTTGCCGCTGATCACCGCCAGCATGACCCTCGACTACCTGGGGGCGGTGCAGGTCGGGGAGTGGATCGAGGTGCGCCTGGAGCATGCCAAGCGCGGCCGGCAGATGGCCTTTGCCACGGTGCTGCTGCGGGTCGGCGAGCGTGAAGTGGCGCGGGCCAGCGGGGTATTCGCAGTGCCGGCGCCGCGGGATTAG
- a CDS encoding DUF4349 domain-containing protein — protein sequence MQHQDDHPAIPRRLAFALFGALALSACSPSDHNNSAVALGGAQGKAGALLAYEHELTLSLPAEQIGAHLEQTRESCEKAQFGACNILLLEQSKYRARVVLRIVPDGVEPIVKQASQGAELGERVTSAEDLADAVADVQRQQQRLKAQQQRLDELAARKDIGVSDLIALSKEQAGIENDLQALAQAAAGHQRRLDTNRLTLNFLPSDGAERGSSLKRALRNLPDNLAEGTAAALEKGSQALPFVILAFPLALLWVWLWRKFVRRRP from the coding sequence ATGCAGCATCAGGACGATCACCCTGCCATCCCCCGTCGACTGGCCTTTGCCCTCTTCGGCGCCCTGGCCCTCAGTGCCTGTTCCCCCAGTGATCACAACAACTCCGCGGTGGCCCTCGGCGGCGCCCAGGGCAAGGCTGGCGCCCTGCTGGCCTACGAACACGAACTGACCCTGTCCCTGCCCGCCGAACAGATCGGCGCGCACCTGGAACAAACCCGCGAATCCTGCGAAAAGGCCCAGTTTGGCGCCTGCAACATCCTGCTTCTGGAACAGAGCAAGTACCGCGCTCGGGTGGTGTTGCGAATCGTCCCGGACGGTGTCGAACCCATCGTCAAGCAGGCGTCCCAAGGGGCCGAACTGGGCGAGCGGGTCACCAGCGCCGAAGACCTGGCCGACGCCGTGGCCGATGTGCAACGCCAGCAACAGCGGCTCAAGGCCCAGCAGCAGCGCCTGGATGAACTGGCGGCGCGCAAGGACATCGGCGTCAGCGACCTGATCGCCCTGAGCAAGGAGCAGGCCGGCATCGAGAACGACCTGCAGGCCCTGGCCCAGGCGGCTGCCGGACACCAGCGCCGCCTGGACACCAACCGCCTGACCCTGAACTTCCTGCCCAGTGACGGCGCAGAACGCGGCTCAAGCCTCAAGCGCGCCCTGCGCAACCTGCCGGACAACCTGGCCGAGGGCACTGCCGCAGCCCTGGAGAAAGGCAGCCAGGCCCTGCCCTTTGTGATCCTGGCCTTCCCCCTGGCGCTGCTGTGGGTCTGGCTGTGGCGCAAGTTCGTCCGCCGCCGCCCCTGA